A genome region from Baekduia alba includes the following:
- a CDS encoding NAD(P)/FAD-dependent oxidoreductase, with the protein MIIGWGAISVTVTDSRSDNGCSGDAGAGFIGLEVAAGARKHGAEITVLEVAPRVMGRALSEASAAHLVGRHERAGTSVRTGVLIERIVDDGHGRAAGVLFAGGEVLPADLVVVGVGVAPATELAERAGLPVDDGVLVDATLRTEDPHIWAIGDCCRFPLPSGQPVRLESVQNATDQARAVAAAITGEPAPHDAVPWFWTDQHDAKLQIAGLLDGHDRMVLRGDPDADGHSVFCYCGERLVTVESINRLRDHLAARKLLAAGFSPCAADVADDAVDLRELLAVTAPAPRSTAP; encoded by the coding sequence ATGATCATCGGGTGGGGCGCGATCTCGGTCACGGTCACGGACTCACGCTCCGACAACGGATGCTCGGGCGACGCCGGCGCCGGCTTCATCGGCCTGGAGGTCGCCGCCGGCGCGCGCAAGCACGGCGCCGAGATCACCGTGCTCGAGGTCGCGCCCCGCGTCATGGGCCGCGCCCTGTCGGAAGCGTCGGCCGCCCACCTCGTCGGTCGGCACGAGCGCGCCGGGACCTCGGTCCGGACCGGGGTCCTGATCGAGCGCATCGTCGATGACGGCCACGGCCGCGCGGCCGGCGTCCTCTTCGCCGGCGGGGAGGTGCTGCCGGCCGACCTGGTCGTCGTCGGCGTCGGCGTCGCGCCGGCGACCGAGCTCGCCGAGCGGGCCGGACTACCCGTCGACGACGGCGTGCTCGTCGATGCCACCCTGCGCACCGAGGACCCGCACATCTGGGCGATCGGCGACTGCTGCCGCTTCCCGCTGCCGTCCGGGCAACCTGTACGCCTCGAGTCGGTGCAGAACGCCACCGACCAGGCGCGCGCCGTCGCCGCGGCGATCACCGGCGAGCCGGCGCCCCACGACGCCGTCCCCTGGTTCTGGACCGATCAGCACGACGCCAAGCTCCAGATCGCGGGCCTCCTCGACGGCCACGACCGGATGGTCCTGCGCGGCGACCCCGACGCCGACGGCCACTCCGTCTTCTGCTACTGCGGTGAGCGCCTCGTCACGGTCGAGTCGATCAACCGCCTGCGCGACCACCTGGCCGCGCGCAAGCTCCTCGCCGCCGGTTTCTCCCCGTGCGCCGCGGACGTGGCCGACGACGCCGTCGACCTCCGGGAGCTGCTGGCCGTCACGGCGCCGGCGCCTCGGTCAACTGCACCATGA
- a CDS encoding AlbA family DNA-binding domain-containing protein, with the protein MFGSIRSTGRSVVEGHGVVKADDTYFLTASNVLAPASVASLRAALRRLDAFTRIDQVITFRLSPLLPEDFSIDLFTPYRPVGLVWAGGELVVECQIEASPRTSEEEVERAVEAAATRLDGAAGDIEWYVTRSGSGGTFTTWLPWRGQTVGELIEVGERARAIVAAILAGDLDASNVAALIRTGAPEILLGEYEGQWLAAKSVPYRLDEVPEQLELGKDVAAMANAGGGLLVLGAVTKRRPGGGEEIVKLNGCVSGAVNQREYRHVVSQVIHPPPVGVRIDITPLRDRELILVEVPEQPADFAPFLVDGSTGGKKATGLGFTWPIRSGADTTAPAIQTIHSLRSSWRGVVARRRDG; encoded by the coding sequence GTGTTCGGTTCGATTCGGAGCACTGGACGCTCGGTCGTCGAAGGGCACGGTGTCGTCAAGGCCGACGACACCTATTTCTTGACCGCGTCAAATGTCCTCGCCCCCGCGAGCGTCGCATCGCTTCGCGCTGCTCTACGACGCTTAGATGCCTTCACGAGGATCGACCAGGTCATCACCTTCCGGCTTAGCCCTCTACTGCCAGAAGACTTCAGCATCGATTTGTTCACCCCCTATCGGCCGGTCGGGCTTGTCTGGGCCGGCGGCGAGCTGGTGGTGGAGTGCCAGATCGAAGCGTCGCCGAGGACGTCGGAGGAGGAGGTCGAGCGAGCAGTCGAAGCTGCCGCAACCCGACTCGATGGAGCCGCGGGCGACATCGAGTGGTACGTCACTCGCTCGGGGTCCGGAGGAACGTTCACGACGTGGCTTCCGTGGCGAGGCCAGACGGTCGGTGAGCTGATTGAGGTCGGCGAACGAGCACGCGCGATCGTTGCTGCGATCCTTGCCGGTGACCTCGACGCGAGCAACGTTGCCGCCCTGATTCGAACCGGCGCTCCCGAGATCCTGCTGGGCGAGTACGAAGGACAGTGGCTCGCAGCAAAGAGCGTGCCCTACCGGCTTGACGAAGTCCCCGAGCAGCTCGAACTCGGTAAGGACGTCGCCGCGATGGCGAACGCCGGAGGCGGGCTCCTTGTCCTCGGCGCTGTGACCAAGCGGCGCCCGGGAGGTGGCGAGGAGATCGTGAAGCTCAATGGCTGTGTCTCGGGCGCGGTCAATCAGCGGGAATATCGGCACGTGGTGTCTCAGGTCATCCATCCGCCGCCTGTCGGCGTGCGAATCGATATCACGCCCCTTCGCGATCGCGAGCTCATCCTCGTCGAGGTACCGGAGCAACCCGCGGACTTCGCTCCGTTCCTCGTCGACGGCAGCACCGGTGGGAAGAAGGCAACAGGACTGGGCTTCACGTGGCCGATTCGGTCGGGCGCCGACACGACCGCCCCGGCGATCCAGACCATCCATTCGCTTCGTTCGAGCTGGCGAGGCGTTGTTGCGAGGCGCCGGGACGGATAG
- a CDS encoding SulP family inorganic anion transporter encodes MLLPIRDWLPHYDRRLLRGDVTAGIAVTALIVPKNLGYAGIAGIPVENGLYAAAAGAIVYALFGTCRQISTGPSSGLAAIAGGAVLATGVTGGQAAELVAAMTLVTGALFLVMWALKLGRIANFLSKAVVTGFLAGAAVDVVIGELPKLTGSDAEGDSAWRELSSWVEGLDQRDSTTVVVGLAALAVVFGLRIVAPKVPGALVLLVGGLVASGLFDLGSHGVALVGDVPSGLPAPALPNGDLIADHLATIGTAAFGLLLVGFSQTAGDARAFATRHGYRVDVNQDTLAQGMANIGAGAFQGMPVSTSLSASSLNESAGARTQLASLTTGGLVLLTLLVLAPVFSDLPKPVLAALIIDAVVMGMIDIPELRRLHRVKRFDFLIACAAIVGVLSVGVLAGVVVGVALSLAWLVYVATAPAMPLLGRDPGTGGFREVDGHPSDETFPRLAIVRLDGGLFFATADALHDRLREIVEHSDPPPRTVVLDFEGVDFVDSQGTAKLAELRTLADAHGVTIRLAAVKAAVRAVLEADGVVERIGAGHIHSDVRAAVSAAG; translated from the coding sequence ATGCTGCTCCCGATCCGCGACTGGCTGCCGCACTACGACCGCCGGCTGCTGCGCGGCGACGTCACGGCCGGGATCGCGGTGACGGCGCTGATCGTCCCGAAGAACCTGGGCTACGCCGGCATCGCGGGGATCCCGGTCGAGAACGGCCTCTACGCCGCCGCGGCCGGGGCGATCGTCTACGCGCTGTTCGGCACGTGCCGGCAGATCTCGACCGGGCCGAGCTCGGGCCTGGCCGCGATCGCCGGCGGCGCCGTACTCGCCACCGGCGTGACGGGCGGACAGGCCGCCGAGTTGGTGGCGGCGATGACGCTGGTCACCGGGGCGCTCTTCCTCGTCATGTGGGCGCTCAAGCTGGGCCGGATCGCCAACTTCCTCTCCAAGGCCGTAGTCACCGGTTTCCTGGCGGGGGCCGCCGTCGACGTGGTGATCGGCGAACTGCCCAAGCTGACCGGCAGCGACGCCGAAGGCGACAGCGCGTGGCGGGAGCTCTCGTCGTGGGTCGAGGGCCTCGACCAGCGCGACTCGACGACGGTCGTCGTCGGGCTCGCCGCGCTGGCCGTCGTCTTCGGCCTGCGGATCGTGGCGCCCAAGGTACCCGGCGCGCTCGTCCTCCTGGTCGGCGGCCTGGTGGCCTCGGGGCTGTTCGACCTCGGCTCCCACGGCGTGGCCCTGGTCGGCGACGTGCCGAGCGGCCTGCCCGCGCCGGCGCTGCCCAACGGCGATTTGATCGCCGACCACCTCGCCACCATCGGCACGGCGGCGTTCGGGCTGCTGCTCGTCGGCTTCTCGCAGACCGCCGGCGACGCGCGCGCCTTCGCCACACGACACGGCTATCGCGTCGACGTCAACCAGGACACGCTCGCGCAGGGCATGGCGAACATCGGCGCGGGCGCCTTCCAGGGGATGCCGGTCTCGACCAGCCTGTCGGCGAGCTCGCTCAACGAGTCCGCCGGGGCGCGCACGCAGCTGGCCTCGCTGACGACCGGCGGCCTGGTCCTACTGACGCTGCTCGTCCTCGCCCCGGTGTTTTCCGATCTGCCCAAACCGGTGCTGGCGGCGCTCATCATCGACGCGGTGGTCATGGGCATGATCGACATCCCCGAGCTGCGCCGCCTCCACCGGGTCAAGCGGTTCGACTTCCTCATCGCCTGCGCCGCCATCGTCGGCGTGCTCTCCGTCGGCGTTCTCGCCGGCGTGGTGGTGGGCGTCGCGCTCTCGCTGGCGTGGCTCGTGTACGTGGCGACGGCGCCAGCCATGCCCCTGCTCGGGCGCGACCCCGGGACCGGGGGCTTCCGGGAGGTCGACGGGCACCCGAGCGACGAGACCTTCCCCCGCCTGGCGATCGTGCGCCTCGACGGCGGGCTGTTCTTCGCCACCGCCGATGCGCTGCATGACCGGCTCCGCGAGATCGTCGAGCACAGCGATCCGCCGCCGCGCACGGTTGTCCTCGACTTCGAAGGCGTGGACTTCGTCGACTCGCAGGGGACGGCGAAGCTGGCCGAGCTGCGGACGCTCGCCGACGCTCACGGCGTCACGATCCGCCTGGCCGCCGTCAAGGCCGCCGTCCGCGCGGTGCTGGAGGCGGACGGCGTCGTCGAGCGCATCGGCGCCGGCCACATCCACTCCGACGTGCGAGCCGCGGTCAGCGCGGCGGGGTGA
- a CDS encoding BON domain-containing protein: MTATDLIPAPPLTPPRPHASPARRTRHVGSFRQRRAAVGDAREIDGVYNVDDQLEVRLLDDLRRDDADIRGIVLQILMWDVEVPADLIDVKVTDGWVTLKGDVSYQFESDAAFEDVAGLLGVVGVTNQIRVTTP; this comes from the coding sequence ATGACGGCAACGGATCTCATACCAGCGCCACCGCTGACGCCCCCGCGACCTCACGCCTCGCCCGCACGGAGGACGCGTCACGTCGGCAGCTTCCGGCAGCGGCGTGCCGCTGTCGGCGACGCCAGGGAGATCGACGGTGTCTACAACGTCGACGATCAGCTCGAAGTGCGGCTGCTCGACGACCTGCGCCGCGACGACGCCGACATCCGCGGCATCGTCCTGCAGATCCTGATGTGGGACGTCGAGGTCCCCGCCGACCTGATCGACGTGAAGGTCACGGACGGGTGGGTGACGCTCAAGGGCGACGTCAGCTACCAGTTCGAGAGCGACGCTGCGTTCGAGGACGTCGCGGGCCTGCTCGGCGTGGTCGGCGTCACGAACCAGATCCGGGTCACCACGCCCTGA
- a CDS encoding LysR substrate-binding domain-containing protein, translating to MTVTEIAPHPMIMLDVPPSKDYYNDLFRIAGAEPNVRHYASSYELVRALVGRNLGWAPLLSRPQVDRSYEGRPLVQVPFSDEPLANQLVLAWPAGIRLTRRAQAFAELCRRVVPAAG from the coding sequence GTGACCGTGACCGAGATCGCGCCCCACCCGATGATCATGCTCGACGTCCCGCCGAGCAAGGACTACTACAACGACCTCTTCCGCATCGCGGGCGCCGAACCCAACGTCCGCCACTACGCCTCCAGCTACGAGCTGGTCCGCGCGCTGGTCGGCCGCAACCTCGGCTGGGCTCCGCTCCTGAGCCGGCCGCAGGTCGACCGCAGCTACGAGGGACGGCCGCTGGTCCAGGTGCCGTTCAGCGATGAGCCGCTGGCCAACCAGTTGGTGCTCGCGTGGCCCGCCGGCATCCGCCTGACGCGGCGGGCGCAGGCGTTCGCGGAGCTGTGCCGGCGGGTGGTACCGGCCGCTGGGTGA
- a CDS encoding class I SAM-dependent methyltransferase, with amino-acid sequence MKKLIGQERGHRCVPRRAIDPGRPLQLTEMARATVPGPGTARRCRLLVVDGRCGHAETMSDGPAAEAGERKRHALQLFSGLPRHYDRVGAALSFGQDPRWRRAMVAAVRAGSRDRVLDVATGTGMVADALVRRYGCTVVGLDQSEAMLGRARARVQADDLLRPRVSLVVGEAERLPFADGEFDHLTFTYLLRYVDDPAATVCELARVVRPGGRIASLEFGVPSAPLWRALWKAYARVGLPALGRLVSREWRDTGTFLSRSIPDFYAHRSLADLAALWERAGIADVDVRPMSLGAGVVMWGTRVDERTPTA; translated from the coding sequence GTGAAGAAGCTCATCGGTCAGGAACGCGGTCACCGCTGTGTACCGCGCAGGGCGATCGACCCAGGCCGACCACTCCAGCTGACGGAGATGGCGCGCGCGACTGTGCCCGGCCCAGGAACCGCGCGGCGTTGTCGCCTGCTTGTGGTCGACGGGCGGTGCGGCCATGCTGAGACGATGAGCGATGGACCGGCCGCCGAGGCTGGGGAGCGCAAGCGCCACGCCTTGCAGCTGTTCTCCGGCCTGCCGCGCCATTACGACCGCGTCGGAGCGGCATTGAGCTTCGGACAGGATCCGCGCTGGCGCCGTGCGATGGTGGCCGCGGTGCGCGCCGGTTCGCGAGACCGCGTGCTGGACGTCGCGACCGGGACCGGCATGGTGGCTGACGCGCTCGTGCGCCGATACGGGTGCACGGTCGTCGGGCTCGACCAGAGCGAGGCGATGCTCGGCCGGGCACGAGCGCGCGTGCAGGCCGATGACCTTCTGCGGCCACGCGTCTCGCTGGTCGTCGGCGAGGCCGAGCGCCTGCCGTTCGCCGACGGGGAGTTCGACCACCTGACCTTCACCTACCTGCTGCGCTACGTCGACGATCCCGCCGCGACGGTTTGCGAGCTCGCGCGCGTCGTACGGCCGGGCGGGCGTATCGCCTCGCTGGAGTTCGGGGTTCCGTCCGCGCCCCTCTGGCGCGCGCTCTGGAAAGCCTACGCGCGCGTCGGGCTGCCGGCGCTCGGGCGGCTGGTGTCGCGCGAGTGGCGCGACACCGGAACGTTCCTGTCGCGCAGCATCCCTGACTTCTACGCGCACCGGTCGCTGGCCGACCTCGCGGCGCTGTGGGAGCGGGCGGGGATCGCCGACGTGGACGTCCGGCCGATGAGCCTCGGCGCCGGCGTGGTGATGTGGGGCACTCGGGTCGATGAGCGCACGCCGACCGCCTGA
- a CDS encoding cation-translocating P-type ATPase, translating to MTGLENPPAAPGQEGQWFAQDQVAVVAALGGDADRGLSQAEAASRLARHGANEIRGEVQPSAWAVALEQLREPMNIMLIAVTVVSFVIGEVPTGILVGLLILFNIALGTRQELKARESVDALSKMQVPQTRVVRDGIVAQVPAAEIVPGDLVEVEAGDILPADGRIIRSATLETQEAALTGESAPVAKDATPVAGDAALGDRTDMLFQNTSVTRGTAAMVVTATGMETEMGRIATMLTSVTRVRSPLQKELDSLTKVLGLIAWTAVAFIVVVGLFRGLDFDDLVLLGTAMAISAIPTGMPAFVSGLLALGAKQLAEARAVVKNLTDVETLGATSAINTDKTGTLTMNEMMVSTIYANGAWFNVGGSGYGKTGAIESVAGVPVPDFTRLALGLVLDSDATVSDDGTVVGDPTEAALVVLAAKLGVNAEETRRAYPRLAAVPFDSDYKFMATFHRVTLERTEHVIELVKGGTDVVLDRCTMAGGPLSGSQVPIADVRSDLDAANARMGEQGLRVLAFAARLITPGEMEAMTSDPMSLTRELAFVGMAGMIDPLRPEAKDAVTTALHAGISVRMITGDNAITAGAIGASLGLGPGAISGTEFQALTDEEVSQKLSQLHVFGRVTPEDKLRLAQIMQREGQIVAATGDAVNDAVALKQADIGVAMGSGSEVTKQAARMILTDDNFGTLVRAVELGRRVYDKVVAYVRYQMTQLLALVMLFIAATAFDINDGVALNPLMVLYLLFFVTAAGVVVIAVDPGDPDVMSRPPRDPKLPIANRAAITSWVIYAFALFVAALLPLVIGPDDPKVNAPSVSMTMTFAVMGLGTIFNALTNRRDPASGLAPPILRALAISFVPAVMILLATQLPTLQDALQTESLSARQWFACLGLAALLPIVIEGNKSLLRRRAAPAGALDVSRTVAPGRAR from the coding sequence ATGACCGGGTTGGAGAACCCGCCCGCCGCGCCGGGCCAGGAGGGCCAGTGGTTCGCGCAGGACCAGGTCGCCGTCGTCGCCGCCCTGGGGGGCGACGCCGACCGCGGCCTGAGCCAGGCCGAGGCCGCGAGCCGGCTGGCGCGCCACGGCGCCAACGAGATCCGTGGCGAGGTACAACCCTCGGCGTGGGCGGTCGCGCTCGAGCAGCTGCGCGAGCCGATGAACATCATGCTCATCGCCGTCACAGTTGTGAGCTTCGTCATCGGCGAGGTCCCGACCGGGATCCTCGTCGGGCTGCTGATCCTCTTCAACATCGCGCTCGGGACGCGCCAGGAGCTCAAGGCCCGCGAGAGCGTCGATGCTCTCTCGAAGATGCAGGTGCCGCAGACGCGGGTCGTGCGCGACGGGATTGTGGCGCAGGTCCCCGCGGCCGAAATCGTGCCCGGCGACCTGGTCGAGGTCGAGGCCGGCGACATCCTCCCGGCGGACGGCCGGATCATCCGCTCGGCGACCCTGGAGACGCAGGAGGCCGCGCTGACCGGGGAGAGCGCGCCGGTGGCCAAGGACGCGACGCCCGTCGCCGGCGACGCCGCGCTCGGCGACCGCACCGACATGCTCTTCCAGAACACGTCGGTGACGCGGGGCACCGCCGCGATGGTCGTCACGGCCACCGGGATGGAGACCGAGATGGGCCGCATCGCCACGATGCTCACCTCGGTGACGCGGGTCCGGTCGCCGCTTCAGAAGGAGCTCGACTCTCTGACCAAAGTCCTCGGCCTGATCGCCTGGACGGCGGTCGCCTTCATCGTCGTCGTCGGCCTGTTCCGCGGGCTCGACTTCGACGACCTGGTCCTGCTCGGCACGGCGATGGCCATCTCGGCGATCCCGACCGGCATGCCAGCCTTCGTCTCCGGGCTGCTCGCCCTCGGAGCCAAGCAGCTCGCCGAGGCGCGCGCCGTCGTCAAGAACCTCACCGACGTCGAGACGCTGGGGGCGACGAGCGCGATCAACACCGACAAGACCGGCACGCTGACGATGAACGAGATGATGGTCTCGACCATCTACGCGAACGGCGCCTGGTTCAACGTCGGCGGGAGCGGCTACGGGAAGACCGGCGCGATCGAGTCCGTCGCCGGCGTGCCCGTCCCGGACTTCACGCGGCTCGCGCTCGGGCTCGTGCTCGACAGCGACGCCACCGTCTCCGACGACGGCACTGTGGTCGGGGACCCGACCGAGGCCGCCCTGGTCGTACTGGCGGCCAAGCTCGGCGTCAACGCCGAGGAGACCCGGCGGGCCTACCCGCGCCTCGCCGCGGTGCCCTTCGACTCCGACTACAAGTTCATGGCCACCTTCCACCGGGTCACGCTCGAAAGGACCGAGCACGTGATCGAGCTGGTCAAGGGCGGCACCGACGTGGTCCTCGACCGCTGCACCATGGCCGGCGGGCCGCTGAGCGGCTCGCAGGTGCCGATCGCCGATGTCCGGTCCGACCTCGACGCGGCCAACGCACGCATGGGCGAGCAGGGACTGCGAGTGCTCGCCTTCGCCGCGCGGCTCATCACCCCTGGCGAGATGGAGGCCATGACGAGCGACCCCATGTCCCTGACGCGCGAGCTGGCCTTCGTCGGGATGGCGGGGATGATCGACCCGCTGCGCCCCGAGGCCAAGGACGCGGTGACGACCGCGCTGCACGCCGGGATCAGCGTGCGGATGATCACCGGCGACAACGCGATCACGGCCGGGGCGATCGGGGCGTCGCTCGGGCTCGGGCCGGGGGCAATCAGCGGCACCGAGTTCCAGGCGCTCACCGACGAGGAGGTCTCGCAGAAGCTGAGCCAGCTGCACGTCTTCGGGCGCGTGACCCCGGAGGACAAGCTGCGCCTCGCACAGATCATGCAGCGCGAGGGGCAGATCGTCGCCGCCACCGGCGACGCGGTCAACGACGCCGTCGCGCTCAAGCAGGCCGACATCGGCGTGGCCATGGGCAGCGGTAGCGAGGTCACCAAGCAGGCCGCGCGGATGATCCTCACCGACGACAATTTCGGCACGCTCGTGCGCGCCGTCGAGCTCGGGCGCAGGGTCTACGACAAGGTCGTCGCCTACGTCCGCTACCAGATGACCCAGCTGCTGGCCCTGGTCATGCTCTTCATCGCCGCCACGGCCTTCGACATCAACGACGGAGTCGCGCTCAACCCGCTGATGGTGCTCTACCTGCTCTTCTTCGTGACGGCAGCCGGCGTCGTCGTCATCGCCGTCGATCCGGGGGACCCGGACGTCATGAGCCGGCCTCCGCGCGACCCGAAGCTGCCGATCGCGAACCGGGCGGCGATCACCTCATGGGTGATTTACGCCTTCGCGCTGTTCGTCGCCGCGCTGCTGCCCCTCGTCATCGGGCCTGACGACCCGAAGGTCAACGCGCCCAGCGTCTCGATGACCATGACCTTCGCCGTCATGGGACTTGGCACGATCTTCAACGCGCTGACCAACCGCCGCGACCCGGCGAGCGGGCTTGCGCCCCCGATCCTCCGCGCGCTGGCCATCTCGTTCGTTCCGGCGGTGATGATCCTGCTCGCCACCCAGCTCCCCACCCTTCAGGACGCGCTGCAGACCGAGAGTCTGTCGGCCCGGCAGTGGTTCGCCTGCCTCGGTCTCGCCGCGCTGCTCCCGATCGTCATCGAGGGCAACAAGTCGCTGCTCCGGCGACGGGCTGCTCCAGCGGGGGCGCTGGACGTGTCACGCACGGTCGCCCCGGGCCGGGCGCGCTAG
- a CDS encoding PPK2 family polyphosphate kinase, giving the protein MPSTRRARLIQQLTVEPGRPAALAQRDTVRLDDPEYEALTHDEVEAEAQAILARDREQLSRAQEQLWASGDRALLVVFQAMDAAGKDSAIGHVMSGVNPQGVQVVSFRRPSSEELDHAFLWRIAQATPARGRIGIFNRSHYEEVVALRVHPEWLAAQRLPDGPESPGFWEGRCEDINAFERHLDRCGTKVVKFFLQVSRAEQKKRFLARLEDPHREWTFNAADVTERGRFDEYMAAYEQALTATSTPWAPWYVIPADHKSLTQALVAAILVDTVEGLDLRWPTVSPDQHEANVAARRELEAETLTPPR; this is encoded by the coding sequence ATGCCGAGCACGCGCCGGGCCAGGCTCATCCAGCAACTCACGGTCGAGCCCGGTCGCCCGGCCGCGCTCGCCCAACGGGACACTGTGCGCCTCGACGACCCCGAGTACGAAGCGCTCACACACGACGAGGTCGAGGCCGAGGCGCAGGCGATCCTCGCCCGTGACCGCGAGCAGCTCTCGCGCGCTCAGGAGCAGCTGTGGGCCAGCGGCGACCGCGCGCTCCTCGTCGTCTTCCAGGCGATGGACGCCGCCGGCAAGGACAGCGCGATCGGGCACGTGATGTCCGGCGTGAACCCCCAGGGCGTTCAGGTCGTGTCGTTCAGGAGGCCGTCGTCGGAGGAGCTCGACCACGCGTTCTTGTGGCGCATCGCGCAGGCGACGCCGGCGCGCGGCCGGATCGGGATCTTCAACCGCTCGCACTACGAGGAGGTCGTCGCGCTGCGCGTGCATCCCGAGTGGCTGGCCGCCCAGCGCCTGCCGGACGGTCCCGAGAGCCCCGGCTTCTGGGAGGGGCGCTGCGAGGACATCAACGCGTTCGAGCGCCACCTCGACCGCTGCGGCACCAAGGTGGTGAAGTTCTTCCTCCAGGTCTCCAGGGCCGAGCAGAAGAAGCGCTTCCTCGCGCGGCTCGAGGACCCCCACCGGGAGTGGACGTTCAACGCGGCGGACGTCACCGAGCGCGGCCGCTTCGACGAGTACATGGCCGCCTACGAGCAGGCGCTGACCGCCACGTCGACCCCGTGGGCGCCGTGGTACGTGATCCCCGCCGACCACAAGTCGCTGACGCAGGCGCTCGTCGCGGCGATCCTCGTCGACACGGTCGAGGGGCTCGACCTGCGCTGGCCGACGGTCTCGCCGGACCAGCACGAGGCCAACGTCGCCGCCCGGCGCGAGCTCGAGGCGGAGACCCTCACCCCGCCGCGCTGA
- a CDS encoding NAD(P)-dependent oxidoreductase — MSLPVGVVGFGAIGQTVARKAQGLDMKVIAHVADEGRVRDAGVEPVSLDELARRADAISVHVPLIDSTRHLVDAEFLKAMKPTAYLLNAARGAIVDLDALAQALADGTVAGAGIDVFEPERLPADHPLLHQNRLLATPHTAFYSEESMRDLARQAAENVAAVLRGEQPAATVNRAALAAAG, encoded by the coding sequence GTGAGCCTTCCGGTTGGCGTTGTCGGCTTCGGCGCGATCGGCCAGACCGTCGCGCGCAAGGCCCAGGGGCTCGACATGAAGGTCATCGCCCACGTCGCCGACGAGGGCCGCGTCCGCGACGCGGGGGTCGAGCCGGTCTCGCTGGATGAGCTGGCGCGCCGCGCCGACGCCATCTCCGTGCACGTGCCGCTGATCGATAGCACGCGCCACCTGGTCGACGCGGAGTTCTTGAAGGCCATGAAGCCGACCGCCTACCTGCTCAACGCGGCGCGGGGCGCGATCGTCGACCTCGACGCGCTCGCGCAGGCGCTGGCCGACGGCACGGTCGCGGGCGCGGGGATCGACGTCTTCGAGCCCGAGCGGCTGCCGGCCGACCACCCGCTCCTGCACCAGAACCGGTTGCTCGCCACGCCGCACACGGCGTTCTACTCCGAAGAGTCCATGCGCGACCTCGCGCGGCAGGCGGCCGAGAACGTCGCGGCCGTCCTGCGCGGCGAGCAGCCCGCGGCGACCGTCAACCGCGCGGCCCTGGCCGCCGCCGGCTGA
- a CDS encoding AAA family ATPase, which yields MSVESRMVRYRYGPWDGRYRELLNELVGLGLVHVTVRGTTVHIGVADAGLNAARTLRGDPAYTDLARRAKLLKTNFQPIGYGVDAIRLRHVPRDRGHAVAGGDHTVKVHLHSLEITFKDARVVVSFSPQLTFIHGQVGAGKSSIARLVDWCLGDDVTEFTPALQDVSLSRPCSA from the coding sequence TTGAGCGTCGAGTCGCGCATGGTGCGTTATCGCTACGGACCGTGGGACGGCCGTTATCGCGAGCTGTTGAACGAGCTGGTCGGGCTCGGCCTTGTCCACGTCACCGTGAGAGGTACCACGGTGCACATCGGCGTGGCCGACGCGGGGTTGAACGCCGCCCGCACTCTTCGTGGCGACCCGGCGTACACCGACCTCGCACGGCGCGCGAAGCTGCTCAAGACGAACTTTCAACCAATCGGCTACGGCGTTGATGCGATTCGTCTACGACACGTTCCCCGAGATCGCGGACATGCGGTTGCGGGAGGAGATCACACCGTGAAGGTCCACCTCCACTCACTCGAGATCACCTTCAAGGATGCCCGAGTGGTTGTCTCGTTTTCGCCTCAGCTGACGTTCATCCACGGCCAAGTCGGAGCTGGGAAGTCGTCGATCGCCCGGCTGGTCGACTGGTGCCTCGGCGACGACGTCACGGAGTTCACTCCCGCCCTCCAGGACGTGAGCTTGTCTCGGCCGTGCTCCGCCTGA